From Nitrosopumilus zosterae, the proteins below share one genomic window:
- a CDS encoding sensor histidine kinase — MVLEIIVLFALVGMISFVSIMNTKQLQDTFSSINSETLPILDTLKNMRYASTQLSAITMEIVLIEDETRNVQENEYRELEEILEINFYRIEQAKSLFNDAFSKYSNIMSKNYPDEINHTEELAEKWNEMLFVSNKMIQTKTSGISGITILNLNKDFDSSFDAMNAEIDRAITLTSGNIDQRQIYIDSLVSEVTWSIVVALNMFVLTALIIRFLILRSISNPLNKIRQVTHSIAKGDYVMYPVKGNDEISELGKDVNIMSKDLAELHKKIVEKERLSSIGSLATRFAHDIRNPLSVIKNSFEIIEIKTKNTLDDGMIKNFERIGRAVERITHQTDDVLDFVNVTELKREKQSLLSILKSTIKNIKIPYGVKIILPENDAVILCDPYKLEIIFTNLINNACYAINNDGQIAFRIVENDDDVLIEIEDSGKGIPEGEIDKIFEPLFTTKQTGTGLGLSSCQSIVEAHEGKISVRNNPTTFSILLPKNSRNHQIPIKKEYAKLKEGHIATK; from the coding sequence TTGGTACTAGAAATTATAGTTTTGTTTGCACTTGTTGGCATGATCTCCTTTGTTTCTATAATGAATACAAAACAGCTACAAGATACATTTTCAAGCATTAATAGTGAAACCCTTCCTATATTGGACACTTTAAAGAACATGCGTTATGCATCAACTCAATTGTCTGCTATCACTATGGAAATTGTGTTGATTGAAGACGAGACTAGAAATGTACAAGAGAATGAGTATCGTGAATTAGAAGAGATACTTGAAATTAATTTCTATAGGATTGAGCAAGCAAAATCTCTGTTTAATGATGCATTTTCAAAATATTCTAATATTATGTCAAAAAATTATCCTGATGAAATTAATCATACTGAAGAATTGGCAGAAAAATGGAATGAAATGTTATTTGTTTCAAACAAAATGATTCAAACAAAAACATCCGGTATTTCGGGAATTACGATTCTAAATTTGAACAAAGATTTTGATTCTTCATTTGATGCAATGAATGCCGAAATCGATCGTGCTATTACATTAACTTCAGGAAACATTGATCAAAGACAAATATACATTGACTCTCTTGTGTCTGAAGTAACTTGGAGCATTGTGGTCGCATTAAACATGTTTGTCTTGACTGCATTAATAATTCGATTTTTAATTTTAAGATCCATATCTAACCCTCTAAATAAAATTCGACAAGTTACACATTCTATTGCGAAAGGGGATTACGTCATGTATCCTGTAAAAGGAAATGATGAGATTTCGGAACTAGGTAAAGATGTCAACATAATGTCAAAAGATCTTGCAGAATTACATAAGAAAATAGTTGAGAAAGAGCGATTGTCCTCTATTGGCAGTTTGGCAACTCGTTTTGCACATGATATCCGAAACCCGCTATCAGTAATCAAAAATAGTTTTGAAATTATTGAAATTAAAACGAAAAATACTCTTGATGACGGCATGATTAAAAATTTCGAAAGAATAGGAAGAGCTGTTGAAAGAATAACTCATCAAACAGATGATGTTTTAGATTTTGTTAATGTCACTGAATTAAAACGTGAAAAACAATCCCTCTTGAGCATTCTCAAATCAACAATAAAAAATATAAAAATTCCTTATGGCGTAAAAATTATTCTTCCAGAAAATGATGCTGTAATTTTATGTGATCCGTATAAACTTGAAATTATTTTCACTAATTTGATTAATAACGCATGTTATGCAATAAATAATGATGGCCAAATAGCATTTAGAATTGTTGAAAATGATGATGATGTGTTGATTGAAATTGAAGATTCCGGAAAGGGAATTCCTGAGGGTGAAATTGATAAAATATTCGAACCACTATTTACTACCAAACAAACTGGTACTGGTCTGGGATTATCTAGTTGTCAGAGTATTGTGGAGGCACATGAAGGTAAAATCTCTGTAAGGAACAATCCTACCACATTCTCTATCTTATTACCAAAAAATTCTCGAAATCATCAAATTCCAATAAAAAAAGAGTATGCAAAACTAAAGGAAGGGCACATCGCAACTAAGTAA
- a CDS encoding response regulator, translating into MQVQDISLEEELNQKEERDEISILRDFGLEEDEAQTYVGLAQLGSVKASEISAFTKIDRVRTYKILENLKNLGFATSTLSSPIKFSANDPEMILKDIILKQKQKVEHLEKNSSQFLKILSRLKLHEPQIGLPKLTIVSNRNNIYDQMTKIIEETKDRLYIVVTLSDIIRMYYTSIPEAIKKATKQNTKIKLMTGPELSTKLEYIQRLGINKFRIVTLPSPGRLLCSKAQVLMSGNTSSQVNKNTNEESVMVTNSNDIIKNMQSLCEFLWESGEDVSIEDNSKKEKKHEKESTILVVDDDPDAVNIFADYLEIKGVSTVETCTDGKKAIEAFKKIRPDAVFLDIMMPDFDGFYVLEQIRKIDPKAKIIMVTADKSSATNKKLHKVKPTDVIYKPYDIEQITRCLK; encoded by the coding sequence ATGCAAGTTCAAGATATCTCCCTAGAAGAGGAACTTAATCAAAAAGAAGAGCGGGATGAAATATCAATTCTTCGCGATTTTGGATTAGAGGAAGATGAAGCACAGACATATGTGGGATTAGCTCAATTAGGCTCAGTCAAAGCAAGTGAGATTAGTGCATTTACAAAAATCGATAGGGTGAGAACCTATAAAATTTTAGAGAATTTAAAAAATTTAGGATTTGCAACGTCCACACTATCATCACCTATCAAATTTTCAGCTAATGATCCAGAAATGATTCTCAAGGATATTATTTTAAAACAAAAACAAAAAGTAGAACATTTGGAAAAAAACAGTTCGCAGTTCTTAAAAATTTTATCACGTCTGAAACTACATGAACCACAAATTGGATTACCAAAATTAACCATTGTTTCTAATAGAAACAACATATATGATCAGATGACAAAAATAATTGAAGAGACAAAAGACAGATTGTACATCGTAGTGACACTTTCAGATATAATTCGAATGTATTACACTTCAATTCCAGAGGCAATAAAAAAAGCAACTAAACAAAATACAAAAATCAAATTGATGACAGGTCCGGAATTATCAACAAAATTAGAATACATTCAAAGATTGGGAATAAATAAATTTAGAATTGTCACTCTTCCCTCACCAGGACGATTACTATGTAGTAAAGCCCAGGTATTAATGTCAGGAAATACATCATCGCAAGTAAATAAAAATACCAATGAAGAATCAGTAATGGTCACAAATTCAAATGATATAATCAAAAACATGCAAAGTTTGTGTGAATTTCTATGGGAATCAGGTGAGGATGTTTCTATAGAAGACAATAGCAAAAAAGAAAAGAAACATGAAAAAGAATCAACAATACTTGTAGTAGATGATGATCCAGATGCAGTAAATATTTTTGCAGATTATTTGGAAATTAAGGGAGTATCCACTGTAGAAACATGCACCGATGGAAAAAAAGCAATAGAGGCATTTAAGAAAATACGTCCAGACGCAGTATTTTTAGATATCATGATGCCTGATTTTGATGGATTTTATGTTCTAGAACAAATTCGCAAGATAGATCCCAAAGCCAAAATAATCATGGTTACAGCAGATAAATCCTCGGCCACAAATAAAAAACTACACAAAGTAAAACCAACAGATGTAATCTACAAACCATATGACATAGAACAAATAACAAGATGTTTGAAATGA
- the map gene encoding type II methionyl aminopeptidase — MQLEDYLKAGKIAAEVREKVRIKDWIGKSVYEICEEVEGEIKKRGAKCAFPVNASINEIAAHYTAEPNDPITIKDTDMVKIDLGAQINGYIADTAVTVCYDAQFDGLVQAAEEALGNAMSMIKAGVKASDIGRTIETTIKQRGYKPIANLSGHSLEQYTIHAGKSIPNIWSIGGFSLSENSAYACEPFVTTEQGGGFVRNGQIKNIFAINSRKKTKDAEADRLLDFIWKNFNMLPFALRWITKEWEEKQARELLNVLIKKKAVQAYPILIEVNEQRVAQAEHTFIPLEDGVTVTTRAL; from the coding sequence GTGCAACTAGAAGATTATCTCAAAGCAGGAAAAATTGCAGCAGAAGTAAGAGAGAAGGTCAGGATAAAAGACTGGATTGGAAAATCAGTGTATGAAATTTGTGAAGAAGTTGAAGGAGAGATCAAAAAAAGAGGAGCAAAATGTGCATTTCCAGTAAATGCCAGTATTAATGAAATTGCAGCTCATTACACAGCAGAACCAAATGATCCAATAACAATCAAAGATACAGATATGGTAAAAATTGATCTTGGTGCTCAAATTAACGGATACATTGCAGATACAGCAGTAACTGTTTGCTATGATGCACAGTTTGACGGGCTAGTGCAAGCTGCAGAGGAAGCATTAGGTAATGCGATGTCCATGATAAAAGCAGGAGTAAAAGCAAGTGATATTGGACGAACTATTGAGACTACAATAAAACAAAGAGGCTACAAGCCAATAGCTAATCTCAGTGGTCATTCTTTAGAGCAGTACACAATACATGCAGGAAAATCCATTCCAAATATTTGGTCAATTGGAGGATTTTCACTTTCAGAAAATTCGGCATATGCTTGTGAGCCATTTGTAACAACTGAACAAGGAGGAGGATTCGTCAGGAATGGACAAATAAAAAATATTTTTGCCATTAATTCACGAAAGAAAACGAAAGACGCAGAGGCAGATAGACTACTTGATTTTATCTGGAAGAATTTTAACATGCTACCATTTGCATTGAGATGGATAACGAAAGAATGGGAAGAAAAGCAAGCAAGAGAATTACTGAATGTTTTGATTAAAAAGAAAGCAGTTCAAGCATATCCAATTCTGATCGAAGTAAATGAGCAACGAGTTGCTCAAGCAGAACACACATTCATCCCATTAGAAGACGGCGTCACAGTAACAACAAGAGCTCTATGA